In Zingiber officinale cultivar Zhangliang chromosome 1A, Zo_v1.1, whole genome shotgun sequence, a genomic segment contains:
- the LOC122038751 gene encoding dof zinc finger protein DOF3.1-like, with protein sequence MLRNPAKDVPPPVTEPEENLRCPRCESTDTKFCYYNNYNLSQPRHFCKSCQRYWTKGGVLRNVPVGGGTRKNAKRPTASFSPSAHVPGSKRRHLAKPEPVCILYPSLDVDPRLIGSTASFSSLLGVPNYASTSTIGAHGLELQSPNGSAGFESWAAPATLSNYFSEFWDGAWPNASIYYNPSSSLQ encoded by the coding sequence ATGTTGCGGAACCCGGCGAAAGACGTTCCGCCGCCGGTTACAGAGCCAGAGGAGAACCTGCGGTGCCCGCGGTGCGAGTCCACGGACACCAAGTTCTGCTACTACAACAACTACAACCTCTCGCAGCCGCGCCACTTCTGCAAGAGCTGCCAGCGCTACTGGACCAAAGGCGGCGTCCTCCGCAACGTCCCCGTCGGAGGCGGCACTCGCAAGAACGCCAAACGCCCCACCGCCTCCTTCTCTCCCTCCGCCCATGTTCCCGGCTCCAAGCGCCGCCACCTAGCGAAGCCCGAACCGGTCTGCATCCTCTACCCGTCGCTCGACGTCGACCCGCGACTCATTGGTAGTACTGCAAGCTTCAGCTCGCTGCTCGGCGTCCCAAACTACGCGAGCACCTCCACGATTGGTGCTCATGGACTGGAGTTACAGAGTCCAAATGGCAGCGCCGGCTTCGAGAGCTGGGCAGCGCCGGCGACGCTGTCAAACTACTTTTCTGAGTTCTGGGATGGAGCATGGCCTAATGCCTCCATCTACTACAATCCTAGTTCCAGTTTGCAGTGA
- the LOC122038750 gene encoding bifunctional L-3-cyanoalanine synthase/cysteine synthase D1-like has protein sequence MDARRGLPSFLPAHEEEDGRENIVSDITQLIGWTPLIELKRIVAKEGLNVRLIGKMETYQPLSSVKDRSALRMIEDAEEKGLLTPGVSTLLAATSGNLGIGLMCTAIGKGYKFIAVVPAKYSLEKLILLRYLGAEISLTDPELGIQGMIDRVDKLKESIPDVYEIDQFTNLANPEAHFRGTGPELWKDTAGKVDIFVAAPGSGGTLTGTARYLKMKNPNVKIVCVEPMESAVVSGGEPGKHYIQGVGPGVIPENLDTTCIDEVVTVSSEEAMTQARRLATDEGLLVGISSGANLAACLKIASKQENEGKMIVTIFPSGGERYLSSKLFESVREECMNMTF, from the exons ATGGATGCGAGGAGAGGGCTTCCTTCGTTCTTGCCGGCGCACGAAGAGGAAGACGGCAGGGAGAACATAGTCTCTGACATCACTCAG CTCATAGGTTGGACACCACTTATCGAACTAAAACGGATTGTCGCCAAAGAGGGACTAAATGTTCGGTTGATTGGGAAGATGGAAACATATCAACCCCTCTCATCTGTAAAAGACCGTAGTGCTCTCAG AATGATAGAAGATGCGGAGGAAAAGGGCCTTCTAACTCCAGGTGTTAGTACATTATTGGCGGCTACAAGTGGAAATCTTGGAATTGGTTTGATGTGCACAGCTATCGGAAAAGGTTACAAATTCATTGCAGTGGTGCCAGCCAAATACTCATTGGAGAAACTAATTCTATTGAGATATTTGGGAGCTGAAATATCACTGACTG ATCCTGAATTAGGCATTCAGGGAATGATTGATCGTGTGGACAAACTAAAGGAAAGCATTCCTGATGTCTATGAAATCGATCAGTTTACAAACCTGGCAAATCCTGAAGCTCACTTCAGGGGCACTG GACCTGAACTATGGAAAGATACAGCAGGCAAGGTAGATATTTTTGTAGCAGCTCCAGGCTCAGGAGGCACCCTAACTGGCACTGCAAGGTATCTCAAGATGAAAAACCCAAATGTGAAAATAGTTTGTGTTGAGCCTATGGAGAGTGCAGTTGTTTCAG GTGGTGAACCTGGTAAACATTATATTCAGGGGGTAGGACCAGGCGTTATTCCAGAAAATCTGGATACGACTTGCATCGACGAGGTCGTCACAGTGTCCAGCGAGGAGGCAATGACCCAAGCGAGAAGATTGGCAACTGACGAAGGGTTGCTTGTTGGTATTTCTTCAGGTGCCAATTTAGCTGCATGCCTAAAG ATTGCAAGCAAGCAAGAAAATGAAGGGAAGATGATCGTCACAATTTTCCCGAGTGGTGGGGAAAGATATTTGAGCAGCAAATTGTTTGAGAGCGTAAGGGAGGAATGCATGAATATGACCTTTTAA